One Dromiciops gliroides isolate mDroGli1 chromosome 3, mDroGli1.pri, whole genome shotgun sequence DNA segment encodes these proteins:
- the LOC122747134 gene encoding small cysteine and glycine repeat-containing protein 5-like, whose amino-acid sequence MGCCGCRGSCGGCGGGCGGGCGGCGSCGGCGGCGGCGGCGGCGGCTTCTCYRVGCCSACCPCCCGCCGGCCSPTVVCCRRTCCSCGKGCGCGKGCCQQKCCCQQCCCKRQCCC is encoded by the exons ATGGGTTGCTGTGGTTGCAGAGGAAGCTGTGGAGGCTGTGGTGGCGGCTGTGGTGGTGGCTGTGGCGGCTGTGGCAGCTGTGGTGGCTGTGGAGGCTGTGGAGGCTGTGGTGGCTGTGGTGGCTGTGGTGGCTGTACCACTTGTACTTGCTACCGTGTGGGCTGCTGCTCTGcctgctgcccctgctgctgtggctgctgtGGAGGCTGCTGCAGCCCAACAGTTGTCTGCTGCCGCCGCACCTGCTGCTC ATGTGGTAAGGGCTGTGGCTGTGGCAAGGGCTGCTGCCAACAGAAATGCTGCTGCCAGCAATGCTGCTGTAAGAGGCAATGCTGCTGCTAG
- the LOC122746547 gene encoding small cysteine and glycine repeat-containing protein 5-like: MGCCGCRGSCGGCGGCGGCGGCGGCGGCGGCGGCGGCGGCGGGCTTCTCYRVGCCSACCPCCCGCCGGCCSPTVVCCRRTCCSGSCGCGCGCGGGCGKGCGCGKGCCQQKCCCQQCCCKRQCCC, translated from the coding sequence ATGGGTTGCTGTGGTTGCAGAGGCAGCTGTGGTGGCTGTGGCGGCTGTGGTGGCTGTGGTGGCTGTGGAGGCTGTGGTGGCTGTGGAGGTTGTGGTGGCTGTGGTGGCTGTGGTGGCTGTGGTGGTGGCTGTACCACTTGTACTTGCTACCGTGTGGGCTGCTGCTCTGcctgctgcccctgctgctgtggctgctgtGGAGGCTGCTGCAGTCCAACAGTTGTCTGCTGCCGCCGCACCTGCTGCTCTGGCtcctgtggctgtggctgtggctgtggtgGTGGCTGTGGTAAGGGCTGTGGCTGTGGCAAGGGATGCTGCCAACAGAAATGTTGCTGCCAGCAATGCTGCTGTAAGAGGCAATGCTGCTGCTAG
- the LOC122747133 gene encoding small cysteine and glycine repeat-containing protein 3-like → MGCCGCRGSCGGCGGCGGGCGGCGGCGGCGGCGGCGGCGGCGGCGGGCTTCTCYRVGCCSACCPCCCGCCGGCCSPTVVCCRRTCCSGSCGCGCGCGGGCGKGCGCGCGKGCGCGKGCCQQKCCCQQCCCKRQCCC, encoded by the coding sequence ATGGGTTGCTGTGGTTGCAGAGGCAGCTGTGGTGGCTGTGGCGGCTGTGGTGGTGGCTGTGGCGGCTGTGGTGGCTGTGGCGGCTGTGGCGGCTGTGGAGGCTGTGGTGGCTGTGGAGGCTGCGGTGGCTGTGGTGGTGGCTGTACCACTTGTACTTGCTACCGTGTGGGTTGCTGCTCTGcctgctgcccctgctgctgtggctgctgtGGAGGCTGCTGTAGCCCAACAGTTGTCTGCTGCCGCCGCACCTGCTGCTCTGGCtcctgtggctgtggctgtggctgtggtgGTGGCTGTGGTaagggctgtggctgtggctgtggcaaGGGCTGTGGCTGTGGCAAGGGCTGCTGCCAACAGAAATGCTGCTGCCAGCAATGCTGCTGTAAAAGGCAATGCTGCTGCTAG
- the LOC122746551 gene encoding small cysteine and glycine repeat-containing protein 5-like, with product MGCCGCRGSCGGCGGGCGGCGGCGGCGGCGGCGGCGGCGGCGGCGGCGGCGGCGGCTTCTCYRVGCCSACCPCCCGCCGGCCSPTVVCCRRTCCSGSCGCGGGCGKGCGCGKGCCQQKCCCQQKCCCKKQCCC from the coding sequence ATGGGTTGCTGTGGCTGTAGAGGCAGCTGTGGCGGCTGCGGTGGTGGCTGTGGCGGCTGTGGTGGCTGTGGCGGCTGTGGTGGCTGTGGCGGCTGTGGCGGCTGTGGCGGCTGTGGCGGCTGTGGCGGCTGTGGAGGCTGTGGTGGCTGTGGTGGCTGTGGTGGCTGTACCACTTGTACTTGCTACCGTGTGGGCTGCTGCTCTGcctgctgcccctgctgctgtggctgctgtGGAGGCTGCTGCAGCCCCACAGTTGTCTGCTGCCGCCGCACATGCTGCAGTGGCTCCTGTGGCTGTGGTGGTGGCTGTGGTAAGGGCTGTGGCTGTGGCAAGGGCTGCTGCCAACAGAAATGCTGCTGCCAACAGAAATGCTGCTGCAAGAAGCAATGCTGCTGCTAG
- the LOC122747135 gene encoding small cysteine and glycine repeat-containing protein 2-like, producing MGCCGCRGSCGGCGGGCGGGCGGCGGCGGCGGCGGCGGCGGCGGCTTCTCYRVGCCSACCPCCCGCCGGCCSPTVVCCRRTCCSGSCGSCGCGKGCGCGKGCCQQKCCCQQCCCKRQCCC from the coding sequence ATGGGTTGCTGTGGTTGCAGAGGCAGCTGTGGAGGCTGTGGTGGCGGCTGTGGTGGTGGCTGTGGCGGCTGTGGTGGCTGTGGTGGCTGTGGAGGCTGTGGAGGCTGTGGTGGCTGTGGTGGCTGTGGTGGCTGTACCACTTGTACTTGCTACCGTGTGGGCTGCTGCTCTGcctgctgcccctgctgctgtggctgctgtGGAGGCTGCTGCAGCCCAACAGTTGTCTGCTGCCGCCGCACCTGCTGCTCTGGCTCCTGTGGCTCCTGTGGCTGTGGTAAGGGCTGTGGCTGTGGCAAGGGCTGCTGCCAACAGAAATGCTGCTGCCAGCAATGCTGCTGTAAGAGGCAATGCTGCTGCTAG
- the LOC122745961 gene encoding small cysteine and glycine repeat-containing protein 3-like, whose amino-acid sequence MGCCGCRGSCGSCGGGCGGCGGGCGGCGGCGGCGGCGGCGGGCTTCTCYRVGCCSACCPCCCGCCGGCCSPTVVCCRRTCCSGSCGSCGCGCGCGGSCGKGCGCGKGCCQQKCCCQQCCCKRQCCC is encoded by the coding sequence ATGGGTTGCTGTGGTTGCAGAGGCAGCTGTGGAAGCTGTGGTGGTGGCTGTGGAGGCTGTGGTGGTGGCTGTGGTGGCTGTGGAGGTTGTGGTGGCTGTGGTGGCTGTGGTGGCTGTGGTGGTGGCTGTACCACTTGTACTTGCTACCGTGTGGGCTGCTGCTCTGcctgctgcccctgctgctgtggctgctgtGGAGGCTGCTGTAGCCCAACAGTTGTCTGCTGCCGCCGCACCTGCTGCTCTGGCTCCTGTGGCtcctgtggctgtggctgtggctgtggtgGTAGCTGTGGTAAGGGCTGTGGCTGTGGCAAGGGATGCTGCCAACAGAAATGCTGCTGCCAGCAATGCTGCTGTAAGAGGCAATGCTGCTGCTAG